A single region of the Eleginops maclovinus isolate JMC-PN-2008 ecotype Puerto Natales chromosome 4, JC_Emac_rtc_rv5, whole genome shotgun sequence genome encodes:
- the rcn1 gene encoding reticulocalbin-1, translating to MDVLSFVCAALLFTVLVHSKPTLRKERVIYQDPELTRKAYEDNNSFQYDHEAFLGKEEAKTFDQLSPEESKDKLGKIVDRIDSNLDGYITTAELKSWIKRVQKRYVYENVAKVWTDYDLNKDNKISWEEYKQATYGYYLANPEEFDESTDQFSFKKMLPRDERRFKTADLNGDLAADREEFTSFLHPEEFDHMKDTVVLETLEDIDKNGDGHVDEDEYIADMFAHEDGGPEPDWVKTEREQFSDFRDLNKDGKMDLEEIRHWIMPQDYDHAQAEARHLVYESDQDKDQMLTKEEILENWNMFVGSQATNYGEDLTKNHDEL from the exons ATGGACGTCCTCAGTTTCGTGTGTGCTGCGCTCCTGTTCACTGTTTTAGTGCACAGTAAGCCAACATTAAGGAAAGAGAGAGTTATTTATCAGGACCCAGAACTGACCAGGAAAGCCTACGAAGACAATAACAGCTTCCAATACGACCATGAGGCCTTTCTGGGCAAAGAGGAGGCCAAGACGTTTGACCAGCTCAGCCCTGAGGAGAGCAAGGACAAGCTCGG TAAAATAGTGGACCGGATCGACAGCAACCTTGATGGCTACATCACCACAGCCGAACTCAAGTCTTGGATAAAACGTGTGCAGAAGCGCTACGTTTATGAAAATGTGGCAAAGGTGTGGACTGACTATGACCTGAACAAAGACAACAAGATTTCATGGGAAGAGTACAAGCAAGCCACATATGGATACTATCTCG CCAACCCAGAAGAATTTGACGAATCAACAGACCAGTTCAGCTTCAAGAAGATGCTCCCGCGTGATGAGAGGAGGTTTAAAACAGCTGATCTGAATGGGGACCTGGCAGCAGACAGAGAAGAGTTCACATCCTTCCTCCACCCTGAGGAGTTTGATCACATGAAGGATACTGTGGTTTTG gaaacACTGGAGGACATTGACAAGAATGGTGACGGACATGTGGATGAAGATGAGTATATTG CGGACATGTTTGCCCATGAGGACGGAGGACCAGAGCCGGACTGGGTCaagacagagagggaacagTTCTCTGACTTTAGAGACTTGAACAAAGATGGTAAAATGGACCTGGAGGAGATCCGACATTGGATTATGCCACAAGACTACGACCACGCCCAAGCAGAGGCCCGGCATCTGGTGTACGAGTCTGACCAGGACAAG GACCAGATGCTGACCAAAGAGGAGATCCTTGAAAACTGGAACATGTTTGTGGGAAGCCAGGCCACCAACTACGGAGAGGACCTCACCAAGAACCATGACGAGCTCtga